The Oryzias melastigma strain HK-1 unplaced genomic scaffold, ASM292280v2 sc00375, whole genome shotgun sequence sequence GAGGAGCCCGTCCTCGTGCTGGAGCCGGCACCCCGAGAGACGCCCAAGGCCGCTTCCACGGCCCTGCCTTTTCGGACGGCCTCTGCCAGCACGGCCCAGCCGAGGGACATGACGCACTCACAGTAGCCCAGAGTGTCCCTCTCTATGGCCGACACTGCGCTGAGCACCATGGCCAGTTTTGTCTTGGCGCTGACGTGTTTCCCCAGCATGTACCTGGAGTTCACATGGGACCACTTTCTGTAAAAAAGCACCTTGAAACCAGAGCGCACCAGAGCGTGTTCTAGCAGCTCCTTCAGGTCGGCCAACGCATTCACGTAGGTGTTTTGCTCAAACACCACCACCACCGGCACCTCTTTCCAGTGGGTTCCGGGCAAAAGGACTTTCAACAGCCTGACGTGGGCGCTCAAAAGGGCTGCGTACACCCTGGTGACTTGATCTAGATCCCGGATCTCAAGCTCGTCCAAGGACATGATCTGCaaaatgtacaaagaaaaaaaaaaaaaaagtcgatcAGAGTATGTCAACCTGAAACGGATTGCATAAAGAGCACAAAGCACTCTACAACATCGTAATCATTATCATCAAAATCATCAGTGTGGTACCAGCCTCTGAGTAAAACTCGATAAAGAGGATCAAACCTTCCCCAACATGTCTTTTTGCCCCGTTTGCATTGAGGCTCGCAATCATCTCATACATTTGATGCGCACGCCTTGGGAGCTCATGCTCTCCCGATACGAGTTCATGGTAGCTCTAGCTTCGTTCCGCCGCAACTTGGACCTGTACTTTGAGATGGACATCGGGCAACTGAGAATGGCGTACAGTCAGGTTGTCTCATTCTCACCCGCCAGGATACTGGTGACGGACTCCCTCATCTCCCATTACAAGCTGTGCTGGACGAACGAGGACTCGGGACGGGAAGCTCAGGCTTCGGTCCCGCGCGTCCCGACAGAGTTCTGCGAGGCGGTGACCCTGGTCCTCGGAAACAGCGTGCCGAGACAATTTGTGTACGAGTGCATGTCTGAGCGCGAGTGGCGCGGACACGAGGAGATGGTCCTTTCTGCCTTCTCCTCGGCCGAGACCGTGCGAAGCGGTCCCCTCAAGTACTTGGCCCTGCTGAGGGCGAGCTCGCAGAACGTGACATCCCTGCGCACAGTGGTCGCGCTCGCCATGACGGGCTGGGTGCTGGAGTTGTCGTGGGATCGAGCGAATCGCTGCACGTGCGGGGTCTGGGATCAGGCCCTGGACCTCATCTCTTGCTTTGTGCCAGACGCGGAGACCTCTCTCAGCGTACAGGACGAGAACCGTGTGAGCGCGTACATTTGCACCCTGATGGACGTAAGCTCAGAGCCCGAAGAGGAAGCGCTGAGCGGCCCCGCTCCTGACTACGGCTACGTCTTTAGAGATCTTTTGGTAACCGGATTGGAGGCGGAGAGGGTCGAAGATCGAGACGCCAAAGCCGAGCGGTCGCAACTCGAGGGTTGCGGATGCTGAAACCTACCACCAGCTTTCCGCCTGCGATCTCCACGGCGCAACACACTCCGGCACACGACTTAGAGCCTCCCCCAAACGTAGGGTCCAGACACAAGTAAGCCCTGGTCACGTTCGACCGGGCGACGTCTTCAAGGGCCGAGCAGTTGTTGGACAGGAACCTGTTGATGACAGAGGCTTCGAACGGAATGGTCGTGTCGCTCTTGCGGTCCTCGGACgaggtgctgctgctgcctgtgACCTCGCTCTCGAAACCCTTCGGCACGACCATGTTCATGAGCTCCTTCAGGTGCCCATCCACTGATATGTGCTGCGGGCAGTAGACACCGAGGCAGCAGCAAGTGAGCCCGGGATCCCTCTCGTGGTACTTGCACTTGAAACTCTGAGACACTACGTGGTAAGCGGGGCCTCCCCGGTCGTCGCGGATATCGGCCACCTTGTTTAGCCATGGCGTGTGGCTGACATGGCTGGTGATGTGCACTTGTTTTCGACCTCTAAATGCGATGTTGGGAAGGACGGCCAGGAGCACTTTGGAGTTCACAAAGCCCACTTCGTCCACCAAGATTAAGTCGGCACTCTGCCCCCTGCTcgcctgaaaaacaaacaaaaaaaaatcaaattaaaaacaagtcttAGGATTGATATTGGAGTCTAGGTCTCAGCTAAGAAAgacaacatagaaaaaaaacaacagtagcaCAGGAGGCAAGAGAAGAAGGCAAGAAGTACAAATtgaagacaaaaagaagaagaagggaaGCGAAAGAGTAGGAGAAGAGGAGTAGGAAGAGGGCAATCAGGACACTAATAAGGTAAACATAATCCAGGACAGATGAACTCTTGTCACCAAGAACTGATAGATGACCCGCAGTGGGTGAGCCACTGCGTGGAGGAGGAATGTGCTTTTGAGGACCGACACGTCCCGGGCTGTTACATATGCTCTGCGCACCTAAGCAAGCATGAGTGCTCCGGGTTCAACTGCGCTGTCGTGCGAGCGATGGCCGCCCGGGTACCTTACGCCTCATCGGAAGAGTCTCCCTGCCCAGTGGCCGGGCTCGCCGCGTTTCGCAAGGAAGACCCTGACTTCAGGGGTCCCTGGTACTCTGGGACTCAGGCAGAAGTGGGCTATGGAGCATTGGAAGCGGGCCCGCGGATGGGTAAATCCAGAGAAGAGACTTCAGATGGAGACCAGTGCCTTGTGACGGCCCGCGTCCTGAAATCGTGCCTTCCCACTATGGTGGCACTGTTCTCCACCATCCTCACGCGCAAATTCGTAGACGAGTACGAGGCTCTGGAGCGCGGCGAGGTGCAAGTCCCGTTGCAGCGCGGCCGGTGGACCTCTCGTGTTTTCAGGCTCGCGGGATGCATCGAGTTCCGCACCGGAGGCGAGAGCGTGAGCGTGGACCTGGGAGATCTGGAGACCGTGAGGGATGCCGCACTCAAAAGTGTTAGTGCGGTGTCCACCCTTTTCTGCTCGTCTGAAGCCAGAGTCGAGCGCTTTGTGAAGAAAATGGTGAGAAAGCAAAGCGACAAGCACTCGAGGAAGGATGACTTCTACACTTTGGTGATCATGGCTTCCCTGTGTTTCTTCCCTTACTTAAAACTCGGGCTGCTGAGCGAACTGTTTGACAACAGGACCTTGGTGCTcatgttttttgacaaaacccTCGCCAGGCAAAACCAGTGGTCCGTGCTCGCTACCAATGTTCACCTGCACGTGAAACGGCCCATTTTTCAGAAAGCACTCGCAGACGGCGACCCGGGTCGACGCTTGCCACTGGTGGTGAGGGTTGCCTTAGATGACTACGTTGAGTGGGGAGCGGAGACCGAGAAGCGGATGCCCTGCGGTGAAGGATCGCGGAACGAGCCCGCCAGAGCCACGCTTGGAGAAAATGGAAACAGACGCAGAGGAAGAAAGAGGGGAGAGCCCTGTCCGGCAGGCTTCTACGAGATACACGCAGGGAAGGTCGAGGAGAAGCGAATACGCACGAGCGATGGGCCTTCCTCGGCACAGCAATACATACGAGCTTGTGTAAAATGATTTAGGTGCTGCCTTTGACCGTTGTGTTTTTCATATCTTGTTCTGTTCATTGTACCCGGTGGCCTGGTTTTGTACATTGTACgtgaaatgaaattaaaaaacctTCATCGAAAATGTGTCTGATGCATTGGTTTGTGTACCTATCATTCCAGATGTGCTGTATACCCAttacaacagagaaaaaaaaaacccaaagacaTTGCCTTTTCCACACAACACGGATTTTATTTTCCAAGTCCCAACCAAGTTTCCCCACAACCTTCTggcacaaagaaacaaaaacatgacaggCAAGGGACACAGAAAACATTGCATTGCAACTGTGCATTCTAGTTTGAATGCCATTCTAGAATTCAGAGTAATTTCTCTTCTTTCAGTTCAGATGTCCTCTTTCCTACTTTCTTTCTGGAACACAGCGGCCTTTTCCATTCCACACCCTTGCGCTTTGCACGGCTTGAGACTCGCGTGTTCAGACAACCAGACCCGTCTTCCTCCTCAAGGCGTGCGCTTTCTGTAGGGAGCTCCGCACGTCGCAGAGCACGATCTGATTTGAGCTTCTCCAGCGCTTCTCTCTTCCATTGGAAGTTGACCATCGCAGTCACGGGAGCATGCCCGAACCGCACCAAGGCATCGTAGGAGCGCTCCGGGTCGTGGTTCGCCAACCTATCGGCGAAAGCCCTCATGAAAGTGATCTCGCAACGCAAGGAGCTCCAAGATCCGCTCGAAGGGCACGTACGCCGAGGCGACGTGTCGCTCTGTGCGGGGTCCTCCTTCTCCGCGCGCTGCCACCGAAAGCCTGAATCCAACGTGGTTGTCGTCGAATACGTAGATCCCGTCGTCAGACAGGTCTTCTGGCGAGTCCCCCATGCGCACGTATCCATGAGGCAGCTTGCGCAGCGTGCAGTATGAAGTGACGTGAGAGAAAAGCCAAACAAGAGCAGCGATCTTTCTGTTGTAAGGTGTGGGTCTCGTCGTCCGTTTTAGCTGTCTTTCCACTCCCTCGCTCAAAGTCAGTCCAATCAGGGGAACCCTGGCTACCCGAGAAACGCTCCTCACAAGGCTCCATGCGGTCTCCACCGAGAGCCCCGAAGCAACCAGGTGCTTGAACAGCATGATTCTTTCTGCTGCCATGTTGTATCTGTCAGTGTATCTGCGCACGGGGTCCAGCGAGGCCATGCACACATAAGAAAGCAGCTTGTCGCTGGTGCCTGTCGAGGCCGTCGATATCAAAGATAGCTTTAGCTGCTCCAGTGCACAGCCCGCTTGCGTATCTTCGTTTgcggcagcagctgctgcctgGCACGTCGACAAGAGCCTGGCTCTGTCTCGGCTCCTGTTCAGCGAGCCGTAAAAGCGGTGGAGCCAGCGCACGGGATGTGGACCCAGGTACCTGGGGGCTTCCAACTCCTCCAGCGTGCGCGAGTACAAGCGCAAGTGATGAGCAACCTCTTTTCCGATCGCAATCTGTTTGTTCATCTCGTCCCGCCGCTTGATCGATTCCAGCTGCTCGAGGAACCTCACCGACCTCGCACCTCCACCCAGACCCTCCGTGAGCCTCTCCATTCCGGGAAAAGCTCCCCCGCACGGCCC is a genomic window containing:
- the LOC112141766 gene encoding uncharacterized protein LOC112141766; the encoded protein is MNMVVPKGFESEVTGSSSTSSEDRKSDTTIPFEASVINRFLSNNCSALEDVARSNVTRAYLCLDPTFGGGSKSCAGVCCAVEIAGGKLVIMSLDELEIRDLDQVTRVYAALLSAHVRLLKVLLPGTHWKEVPVVVVFEQNTYVNALADLKELLEHALVRSGFKVLFYRKWSHVNSRYMLGKHVSAKTKLAMVLSAVSAIERDTLGYCECVMSLGWAVLAEAVRKGRAVEAALGVSRGAGSSTRTGSSMAVHMYKRSRSGINLATDTTARALEARDTIGLPDSRLADRLHAEHGKRLLGKLREEMAAVVISESAKGGGGTVVTGGKKSVGGEYTRDDMLSAFLLLCHTRDEIHCGERSVRISGEVYCT